In the Ramlibacter tataouinensis TTB310 genome, one interval contains:
- a CDS encoding TetR/AcrR family transcriptional regulator, with protein MSVSEFPLRPTRMPRDGRALQKGQQTKAAIVDAALGLATQIGLEGLSIGALAEVAQMSKSGVFAHFGSREELQISVIREYHTRFEEEVFYPALAEPRGLPRLRAMFANWMKRTSVELDSGCIYISGAVEFDDRAGPVRDALASSVMAWHAAMKRAIAGAKEEGHLRAEVDEEQMLFEIHGLILALHYEARFLKNPGSIARANAGFDNILRRYGTDSPAH; from the coding sequence ATGTCCGTCAGCGAGTTCCCCCTTCGGCCCACGCGCATGCCACGCGACGGTCGGGCCCTGCAGAAAGGCCAGCAGACCAAGGCCGCCATCGTCGACGCGGCCCTGGGCCTGGCCACGCAGATCGGCCTGGAGGGCCTGTCCATCGGCGCGCTGGCCGAGGTCGCGCAGATGAGCAAGTCGGGCGTGTTCGCCCATTTCGGCTCGCGCGAGGAGCTGCAGATCTCGGTGATCCGCGAGTACCACACCCGCTTCGAGGAAGAGGTGTTCTACCCGGCGCTGGCCGAGCCGCGCGGCCTGCCCCGGCTGCGCGCCATGTTCGCCAACTGGATGAAGCGCACTTCGGTGGAGCTGGACTCGGGCTGCATCTACATCAGCGGCGCCGTCGAGTTCGACGACCGGGCAGGCCCGGTGCGCGATGCGCTGGCCAGTTCGGTGATGGCCTGGCACGCCGCCATGAAGCGCGCCATCGCGGGGGCCAAGGAGGAAGGCCACCTGCGGGCCGAGGTGGACGAGGAGCAGATGCTGTTCGAGATCCACGGCCTGATCCTGGCGCTGCACTACGAGGCGCGCTTCCTGAAGAACCCCGGTTCCATCGCCCGCGCCAACGCGGGCTTCGACAACATCCTGCGGCGCTACGGCACCGACAGCCCCGCCCACTGA
- a CDS encoding acyl-CoA dehydrogenase C-terminal domain-containing protein yields MPSYTPPLRDMQFVMHELLKITDEYKAMPRHAEVDVDTVNAILEEGGKFASEVVFPLNITGDQEGCKLDKETHEVTTPTGFKAAYARYIEGGWPALSCDPEYGGQGLPVVLNQAFYEMLNSANQAWTMYPGLSHGAYEAIHEHGTDEQKKLYLPKLVSGEWTGTMCLTEPHCGTDLGLLRTKAEPQSDGTYRITGNKIFISAGEHDFVPNIVHLVLARLPDAPKGSKGISLFIVPKYNVKADGSLGGRNGIFCGGLEHKMGIHGNATAQLVLDGAVGTLVGEPHKGLQAMFVMMNAARIGVGMQSLGLTEVAFQNALAYAKDRLQMRSLSGTKAKDKPADPIIVHPDVRKMLLTAKAYAEGGRALTMFCSLLIDRELHHPDAKVRKDAAELVALLTPIVKAFITDNGHIATNACMQVFGGHGYIQEWGMEQFARDNRINMIYEGTNTVQSLDLLGRKVLGNQGATLKKFGKLVAQLVEEEGVNEKMAEFINPVAYLGEQMTKFTTEIGFKAFQNPDEVGAAAVDYLRVAGHLVFGYFWARMAQVALREIAAGNQDPFYKAKLQTARFYFAKLFPETATLMRAARSGSKVLMDTDEALA; encoded by the coding sequence ATGCCCAGCTACACCCCGCCCCTGCGCGACATGCAGTTCGTGATGCACGAGCTGCTCAAGATCACCGACGAGTACAAGGCGATGCCGCGCCATGCCGAGGTGGACGTGGACACCGTCAACGCCATCCTGGAGGAGGGCGGCAAGTTCGCCAGCGAGGTGGTCTTCCCGCTCAACATCACCGGCGACCAGGAGGGCTGCAAGCTCGACAAGGAGACCCACGAGGTCACCACGCCCACCGGCTTCAAGGCGGCCTACGCCCGGTACATCGAGGGCGGCTGGCCCGCGCTCTCCTGCGACCCCGAGTACGGGGGCCAGGGCCTGCCGGTGGTGCTGAACCAGGCCTTCTACGAGATGCTCAACAGCGCCAACCAGGCCTGGACCATGTACCCGGGCCTGTCGCACGGCGCCTACGAGGCGATCCACGAGCATGGCACCGACGAGCAGAAAAAGCTGTACCTGCCCAAGCTGGTGAGCGGCGAGTGGACCGGCACCATGTGCCTGACCGAGCCGCACTGCGGCACCGACCTGGGCCTGCTGCGCACCAAGGCCGAACCGCAGTCCGACGGCACCTACCGGATCACCGGCAACAAGATCTTCATCTCCGCCGGCGAGCACGACTTCGTGCCGAACATCGTGCACCTGGTGCTGGCCCGCCTGCCCGACGCGCCCAAGGGCAGCAAGGGCATCAGCCTGTTCATCGTGCCCAAGTACAACGTCAAGGCCGACGGCTCCCTGGGCGGGCGCAACGGCATCTTCTGCGGCGGCCTGGAGCACAAGATGGGCATCCATGGCAACGCCACCGCGCAGCTGGTGCTGGACGGCGCCGTCGGCACGCTGGTGGGCGAGCCCCACAAGGGCCTGCAGGCCATGTTCGTGATGATGAACGCCGCCCGCATCGGCGTGGGCATGCAGTCGCTGGGCCTGACCGAGGTGGCCTTCCAGAACGCGCTGGCCTACGCCAAGGACCGCCTGCAGATGCGCAGCCTGTCGGGCACCAAGGCCAAGGACAAGCCGGCCGACCCCATCATCGTGCACCCCGACGTGCGCAAGATGCTGCTGACCGCCAAGGCCTACGCCGAGGGCGGCCGGGCGCTGACCATGTTCTGCTCGCTGCTGATCGACCGCGAGCTGCACCACCCCGACGCCAAGGTGCGCAAGGACGCCGCCGAGCTGGTGGCCCTGCTCACGCCCATCGTCAAGGCCTTCATCACCGACAACGGCCACATCGCCACCAATGCCTGCATGCAGGTGTTCGGCGGCCACGGCTACATCCAGGAATGGGGGATGGAGCAGTTCGCGCGGGACAACCGCATCAACATGATCTACGAGGGCACGAACACGGTGCAGTCGCTGGACCTGCTGGGACGCAAGGTGCTGGGCAACCAGGGCGCCACGCTCAAGAAGTTCGGCAAGCTGGTGGCCCAGCTGGTGGAGGAGGAGGGCGTCAACGAGAAGATGGCCGAGTTCATCAACCCGGTGGCCTACCTGGGCGAGCAGATGACCAAGTTCACCACCGAGATCGGCTTCAAGGCGTTCCAGAACCCCGACGAGGTGGGCGCCGCGGCGGTGGACTACCTGCGCGTGGCGGGCCACCTGGTGTTCGGCTACTTCTGGGCGCGCATGGCCCAGGTGGCGCTGCGCGAGATCGCCGCCGGCAACCAGGATCCGTTCTACAAGGCCAAGCTGCAGACCGCGCGCTTCTACTTCGCCAAGCTGTTCCCCGAGACCGCGACGCTGATGCGCGCGGCCCGTTCCGGCAGCAAGGTGCTGATGGACACCGACGAGGCCCTGGCGTGA
- a CDS encoding DUF2147 domain-containing protein: MWGGAWAQATPVGLWRSVDDKTGEARAEIRITESAGALSGRIEKRLSKDARPGDVCTECKDERKGQPLAGLEIIRGARQAEGREVWEGGKILDPENGREYTLRLTPVEGGKRLEVRGSIGPFGRTQTWVRVQ; encoded by the coding sequence ATGTGGGGCGGTGCCTGGGCCCAGGCCACGCCGGTGGGCTTGTGGCGCAGCGTCGACGACAAGACCGGCGAGGCCAGGGCCGAGATCCGCATCACCGAGTCGGCCGGCGCGCTGAGCGGCCGCATCGAGAAGCGCCTGTCCAAGGACGCCCGGCCGGGTGACGTGTGCACCGAGTGCAAGGACGAGCGCAAGGGCCAGCCCCTGGCCGGCCTGGAGATCATCCGCGGCGCCCGCCAGGCCGAGGGCCGCGAGGTGTGGGAGGGCGGGAAGATCCTGGACCCGGAGAACGGGCGCGAGTACACGCTGCGCCTGACGCCCGTCGAGGGCGGCAAGCGGCTGGAAGTGCGCGGCTCCATCGGGCCCTTCGGACGCACCCAGACCTGGGTGCGGGTGCAGTGA
- a CDS encoding alpha/beta hydrolase — protein MGEAIRTSLAIGQPNGPAAPRWFWHHQLKRPFFGRFMKAWRWPADVPQDGWERVRIASPSHCSLAAVLKPAPQARGVVVCAHPMGLAAKGFWLRYGHAQALHGAGYHVLAFDFNGFGESPSTNFGYPQDVMAAGQWARQRFPGLPVHALAASFGAMNTLDAIDDPRFPFDSVVAEGCAPSLAQFWKAYPFAHAVLQLARRIAPASERRLRPSAHLPQAKPGVPLLLIHSRADRWTPVAFGDELERAASPATPLKRLVLARADHTHGLRDEPERWLPAVLAFLEETQER, from the coding sequence ATGGGTGAAGCGATCCGCACGTCGCTGGCCATCGGCCAGCCCAACGGGCCGGCGGCGCCGCGCTGGTTCTGGCACCACCAGCTGAAGCGGCCGTTCTTCGGGCGCTTCATGAAGGCCTGGCGCTGGCCGGCGGACGTGCCGCAGGACGGCTGGGAGCGCGTGCGCATCGCCAGCCCCAGCCATTGCAGCCTGGCCGCCGTGCTCAAGCCCGCTCCCCAGGCGCGCGGCGTCGTGGTCTGCGCGCACCCGATGGGGCTGGCCGCCAAGGGCTTCTGGCTGCGTTATGGCCACGCCCAGGCATTGCATGGCGCCGGCTACCACGTGCTGGCGTTCGACTTCAACGGCTTCGGCGAGAGCCCGTCCACCAACTTCGGCTACCCGCAGGACGTGATGGCAGCCGGCCAATGGGCGCGCCAGCGCTTCCCCGGGCTGCCGGTGCATGCGCTGGCGGCCTCGTTCGGCGCGATGAACACGCTGGACGCCATCGACGATCCTCGCTTTCCGTTCGACAGCGTGGTGGCCGAAGGCTGCGCGCCCTCGCTGGCGCAGTTCTGGAAGGCTTATCCCTTTGCCCATGCCGTGCTGCAGCTGGCCCGGCGCATCGCCCCGGCCAGCGAGCGGCGCCTGCGCCCCTCGGCCCACCTGCCGCAGGCCAAGCCCGGCGTCCCGCTGCTGCTGATCCACAGCCGCGCGGACCGCTGGACGCCGGTGGCCTTCGGCGACGAGCTCGAGCGTGCCGCTTCGCCTGCCACGCCGCTGAAGCGGCTGGTGCTGGCGCGGGCCGACCACACCCATGGCCTGCGCGACGAGCCCGAACGCTGGCTGCCCGCCGTGCTGGCTTTTTTGGAAGAGACACAGGAGAGATGA